A genomic window from Struthio camelus isolate bStrCam1 chromosome 2, bStrCam1.hap1, whole genome shotgun sequence includes:
- the KCNV1 gene encoding potassium voltage-gated channel subfamily V member 1, protein MKSPPCCMSLSSQASLEEQGNSTSLGSLDSSVFTSEEEQGPLLQKVIPSLDCFTINVGGSRFVMSQQTLSCYPDTRLGKLAVVVSAARDVASGLLELCDDANLVENEYFFDRSSQAFHYILNYYQTGRLHVMEQLCALSFLQEIQYWGLDELSIDSCCRDRYFRRKELSEALDIKKDAEELDAQDEEEDFSGSLCPNVRQKLWEVLEKPGSSAVARTFGTLSMAFVVVSIANMALISVELSWLAPPLLDALEYLCIAWFTVEFVLRFLCTRDRCRFLRSVANIIDLLAILPFYITLLVESLCGGESSQELENVGRIVQVLRLLRALRMLKLGRHSTGLRSLGMTIAQCYEEVGLLLLFLSVGISIFSTVEYFVEQGVPGTTFTSVPGAWWWATTSMTTVGYGDIRPDTTIGKVVAFMCILSGILVLALPIAIINDRFSACYFTLKIKEAALRQRDALKKLTKNSSSDSNINVNLRDVYARSVMDMLRLKSRERTSTRSSGGDDFWF, encoded by the exons ATGAAGTCGCCTCCCTGCTGCATGTCTCTTTCTTCCCAAGCATCCCTGGAGGAACAAGGGAATAGCACGTCCCTGGGCTCCCTGGACTCCAGTGTTTTCACCAGTGAGGAAGAGCAGGGGCCCCTGCTTCAAAAGGTCATTCCCTCCTTGGACTGTTTTACTATCAATGTAGGAGGCAGCCGCTTTGTGATGTCCCAGCAAACTTTGTCTTGCTACCCTGACACCCGTCTTGGCAAACTGGCTGTAGTGGTCTCTGCTGCCCGGGATGTGGCTTCTGGCCTTCTTGAGCTTTGTGATGATGCCAACCTAGTGGAGAATGAATATTTCTTTGACCGGAGCTCACAGGCGTTTCACTACATCCTGAATTACTACCAGACAGGGAGACTGCATGTGATGGAGCAGCTCTGTGCACTCTCCTTCCTGCAAGAGATCCAGTACTGGGGGCTGGATGAACTCAGCATCGATTCCTGCTGTCGAGACCG GTACTTCAGGAGGAAGGAGCTGAGTGAAGCCTTAGACATCAAGAAAGATGCAGAAGAACTGGATGCCCAAGATGAAGAAGAGGACTTTTCCGGTAGCCTCTGTCCCAATGTCAGACAGAAGCTTTGGGAAGTTTTGGAAAAGCCTGGCTCTTCTGCAGTGGCCAGGACTTTTGGGACTCTATCCATGGCTTTTGTTGTTGTGTCCATTGCCAACATGGCTTTGATTTCAGTAGAGCTAAGCTGGCTGGCACCACCACTCCTGGATGCCCTAGAGTACCTGTGCATTGCGTGGTTCACTGTGGAGTTTGTTCTGAGGTTCCTATGTACACGAGATCGGTGTCGCTTCCTAAGGAGTGTTGCAAACATCATAGACCTCCTTGCTATTTTACCTTTCTACATCACCCTGCTAGTAGAGAGTTTGTGTGGTGGGGAGAGCTCGCAAGAACTGGAAAACGTGGGGCGCATTGTCCAAGTGCTGAGACTGCTCAGAGCTCTGCGGATGTTGAAGCTGGGAAGACATTCAACAG GCTTGCGGTCTCTTGGAATGACTATTGCACAGTGCTACGAGGAGGTTggccttttgctgctttttctttctgtaggaaTCTCCATATTTTCCACTGTGGAGTACTTTGTTGAGCAAGGTGTGCCAGGCACAACTTTCACAAGTGTACCTGGTGCTTGGTGGTGGGCAACAACTTCCATGACAACTGTCGGTTATGGTGACATTCGACCAGACACTACCATTGGTAAAGTAGTGGCCTTTATGTGTATACTATCAGGAATATTGGTTTTGGCTTTGCCAATAGCTATAATAAATGACCGTTTTTCTGCTTGTTActttacactgaaaataaaagaagctgCTCTTCGGCAGCGTGATGCTTTGAAGAAACTCACAAAGAACTCATCCAGTGACTCAAATATCAATGTTAATTTGCGAGATGTATATGCACGCAGTGTCATGGATATGTTACGgttaaaaagcagagagagaacaagTACAAGGAGCAGTGGAGGAGATGATTTTTGGTTTTGA